A single window of Clostridia bacterium DNA harbors:
- a CDS encoding glucosaminidase domain-containing protein, with amino-acid sequence MTRKEKLDLVTKFGAAARATQKEYGVPASITVAQAILESSWGQSELAREGNNYFGIKARAGEEYCEFDTTEYVAGVAGRERAKFRKFRSMQESFDGHARLLSCADRYQPAMAVKNDPLAFALQLKLCGYATDPKYPQKLTALIHQYNLTSFDAAGEAATA; translated from the coding sequence ATGACCCGAAAAGAAAAACTCGACTTAGTTACAAAGTTCGGTGCTGCGGCACGCGCGACCCAGAAGGAATACGGCGTTCCGGCCTCGATCACCGTCGCCCAGGCAATTCTGGAATCTTCGTGGGGGCAGTCCGAACTCGCACGCGAAGGCAACAACTATTTCGGGATTAAGGCTCGCGCGGGCGAGGAGTACTGCGAGTTCGACACCACGGAATATGTCGCTGGCGTTGCCGGTCGCGAGCGCGCAAAATTTCGCAAGTTTCGCTCCATGCAAGAGTCTTTCGACGGACACGCACGGCTGCTGTCGTGCGCGGATCGCTATCAACCGGCGATGGCCGTCAAGAACGATCCCCTGGCGTTCGCGCTGCAGCTCAAGCTGTGCGGTTACGCAACCGACCCGAAGTATCCGCAAAAACTCACGGCCCTTATCCACCAGTACAACCTCACGAGTTTCGACGCCGCCGGGGAGGCGGCCACGGCATGA